GATAACCAGACGGTAGCTGAAAACGTAATCCTCGGTTCGGAACCGAGAAGAGGGGTTTTTCTGGACATAAACAAAGCAAGGAAAGAAGTCAAAGAGTTATCTGAAAAATTTGGACTCGCCGTTGATGTTGATGCAAAGATAGAAGACATCCCGGTTGGAATGCAGCAGAGAGTCGAAATTTTAAAAATTCTTTACAGAGGTGCCAATATTCTCATCTTCGATGAACCGACAGCAGTTCTCACACCTCAGGAAACAGAAGAACTCTTCAACATCATGAGATTACTCAAAAACAGTGGTAAGACCATAATTTTTATTACCCACAAATTGAATGAGGTCATGGCTATCACTGAAAGGGTAACAGTTATGCGCCTTGGTAAAGTCACCGGAAACGTCCTTACCAAAGACACAAACCCCAGAGAAATAGCCACTATGATGGTCGGAAGGGAAGTGCTCCTCAGAGTAGAAAAAGAAAAGGCACAACCTTCAGATATAGTGCTTAAAGTTGAGGATTTGTGGGTGAAAGATAACCGTGGACTTGACGCGGTCAGGGGAGTATCACTGGAAGTACGGGCAGGAGAAATTGTCGGTATCGCGGGTGTAGCAGGTAATGGTCAAACAGAACTCGTCGAAGCGATCACTGGGTTACGAAAAGTTGAAAAGGGTCACATCTTTTTGCTCGGCAAGGATATGACAAACGCTTCTCCACTGGAATTCAGAGAGTCTGGTCTTACTCACATTCCGGAGGATAGAATAAAGCGTGGTATGATTTCACAATACCCGGTTTATTACAACATAATCCTCGGAAAACACGGTGAAGAACCCTTCGCAAAAAATGGAATATTGAACCTCAAAGCAATTAAAGGATATGCTACAGAGCTTATTGAACGTTTCGATGTTCGCCCAAGGGATATGGACATACTCGCTGGAAACCTGTCCGGTGGTAACCAGCAGAAAATGGTCGTTGCCAGAGAACTTGATAAAACTCCCGTTCAACCAAAGGTGGTTGTCGTCGCTCAACCTACCCGTGGTCTGGATATTGGAGCAATTGAGTTCATCCACAAGACGATTATCTCCATGAGGGATCGTGGCATAGGCATTCTTCTCATCTCCATGGAACTTGATGAGATCTTCTCTCTTTCCGACCGTATACTTGTCTTTTACGAAGGTGAGATCATGGGAGAAGTTACACCCGATGAGGTTACAAGGGAAGAAATCGGTCTCATGATGGCTGGTCATAAAAAAGCAGAAGTGCTGGGTGAACGAGGTGATGTGAAATGAACCGAAGCAAACTCTATCCACTGCTTGTTCCCACCGTTGCCGTTCTAATTGCCCTTGCAGTAGCATCGGTTATCATAATCGTTATAGGCAAGAACCCTATCACAGCCTATGCTGTAATGATCAAGGGAGCATTCGGCGGAGCCGAACAACTCGCCAATACGATTGTAAAAATGACGCCTCTTGTACTAACGGGACTCGCTGTGGGATTTGGCTTTAGAGCAGGAGTCTTCAATATCGGTGCCGAGGGTCAGATGGCCATCGGCGCTCTCATAGGTTCCATGGTTGCGATAAACATGGGTGCAGTTCCTTCAATCATTTCTATTCCCATCGTTATAATCACCGGAATGCTTGGGGGTGCTCTCTGGGCTTCTATTGCGGGTTTTTTGAAGGCTTTTACCGGTGCACACGAAGTCATCTCAACGATAATGCTCAACTGGATTGCTGCGAATCTGGCTTCTTTCATGGTTACCGGTCCGCTCGCTGTGGGTTCAGGAACCCCGAAAAGTCCGGAAATAGCTGAATCAGCAAAGCTTCCGATTATCTTGAAAGTACAGGCTACTGAGCTAAGCATAGGTATAATCATCGCTGTTGTCGTTGCGATCATTATGCAGATCATCCTCGAGAGAACTACCATGGGTTATGAACTAAAAGGCGTTGGATTCAACCCATACGCTGCTGAGTATGGTGGCATCAGCATAAAAAAGAGCATCATTTTGACCATGGCTATAAGTGGTGCTCTTGCAGGGATGGCAGGAATTATAGATATCATGGGGGTTCCTCCCCACAGATTTGTTGGAGAATTGACTGGTGGTAGAGGATTCGACGGAATTACCATAGCACTGATCGGCCGAAATAACCCGGTGGGTATTATCTTTGCTGCATTACTAATTGCAGCTCTTAGAACAGGATCTAACGCAATGCAGATCAGCGCACAGATACCTGACGATATCGTCATAATCATTCAAGGTATTGTCATTTTCCTCGTTGCCGCGGAAAGAATTGTTGCCACCATAATTTACTGGAAAAGAAAGAGGGGTGAACTGGCATGAGCTGGATAGAAGCTATCTTTTCAATCCTCGTAAACCCTCTGTTTTATAAACTCATGTTACTTTCAGCCACCCCGCTGATTTTTGCTTCTCTCGGCGGTGTTTACAGTGAATCCACCGGTGTAACCAACATAGCTCTTGAAGGGATAATGTTGATGGGAGCGTTCGTTTCCATCGTTTTTACTCAGATTACTGGAAATCCATGGATCGGTGTGCTGGTTGCTGTGATCGTGGGATTGGGCTTTTCCTGGCTTCACGCTTGGGCGAGCATACGCTGGTCT
This genomic interval from Kosmotoga pacifica contains the following:
- a CDS encoding ABC transporter ATP-binding protein, whose product is MKGIVKRFPSVVANDHVDFFVKKGEIHALVGENGAGKSTLMKQLYGLYTPDEGEIYINGKRVHFKGPKDAIVNGIGMVHQHFMLVDNQTVAENVILGSEPRRGVFLDINKARKEVKELSEKFGLAVDVDAKIEDIPVGMQQRVEILKILYRGANILIFDEPTAVLTPQETEELFNIMRLLKNSGKTIIFITHKLNEVMAITERVTVMRLGKVTGNVLTKDTNPREIATMMVGREVLLRVEKEKAQPSDIVLKVEDLWVKDNRGLDAVRGVSLEVRAGEIVGIAGVAGNGQTELVEAITGLRKVEKGHIFLLGKDMTNASPLEFRESGLTHIPEDRIKRGMISQYPVYYNIILGKHGEEPFAKNGILNLKAIKGYATELIERFDVRPRDMDILAGNLSGGNQQKMVVARELDKTPVQPKVVVVAQPTRGLDIGAIEFIHKTIISMRDRGIGILLISMELDEIFSLSDRILVFYEGEIMGEVTPDEVTREEIGLMMAGHKKAEVLGERGDVK
- a CDS encoding ABC transporter permease, producing MNRSKLYPLLVPTVAVLIALAVASVIIIVIGKNPITAYAVMIKGAFGGAEQLANTIVKMTPLVLTGLAVGFGFRAGVFNIGAEGQMAIGALIGSMVAINMGAVPSIISIPIVIITGMLGGALWASIAGFLKAFTGAHEVISTIMLNWIAANLASFMVTGPLAVGSGTPKSPEIAESAKLPIILKVQATELSIGIIIAVVVAIIMQIILERTTMGYELKGVGFNPYAAEYGGISIKKSIILTMAISGALAGMAGIIDIMGVPPHRFVGELTGGRGFDGITIALIGRNNPVGIIFAALLIAALRTGSNAMQISAQIPDDIVIIIQGIVIFLVAAERIVATIIYWKRKRGELA